From Streptomyces cyaneogriseus subsp. noncyanogenus, the proteins below share one genomic window:
- a CDS encoding ABC transporter substrate-binding protein produces the protein MRLRTTAVAGALLLLTGCGAADMTQQASPFANARGAKTVTLSVQSWVGAQADAAVAEYLLEHELGYHVDTVQVDEVPAWDALSQGRVDAIMEDWGHPEQERRYVEEKKTIVRGGELGVTGHIGWFVPTYFAKRHPDVTDWKNLDRYAGLLRTAESGGKGQLLDGSPSYVTHDKALVKNLKLDYKVVFAGSEAAQITQIKQFAREKKPFLTYWYAPQWLFEKVPMTEVRLPPYREGCDADPAKVACGYPHTPLQKYLNADFARNGGEAARFLKNFRWTTEDQNEVALMIAEEKLPPREAAKKWVDSHPSVWKEWLP, from the coding sequence ATGCGCCTGCGTACGACCGCCGTCGCCGGCGCCCTGCTGCTGCTGACGGGCTGCGGTGCCGCCGACATGACACAGCAGGCGTCCCCGTTCGCCAACGCGCGGGGCGCGAAGACCGTGACCCTGTCCGTGCAGTCCTGGGTGGGCGCCCAGGCCGACGCGGCCGTCGCCGAGTACCTGCTGGAGCACGAACTCGGCTACCACGTGGACACCGTCCAGGTCGACGAGGTCCCCGCCTGGGACGCGCTCAGCCAGGGCCGGGTCGACGCCATCATGGAGGACTGGGGCCACCCCGAGCAGGAGCGGCGGTACGTCGAGGAGAAGAAGACGATCGTCCGCGGCGGCGAACTCGGGGTCACCGGGCACATCGGCTGGTTCGTGCCGACGTACTTCGCGAAGCGGCACCCGGATGTGACGGACTGGAAGAACCTCGACCGGTACGCCGGGCTGCTGCGCACCGCGGAGAGCGGCGGCAAGGGCCAGCTCCTGGACGGCTCGCCGTCCTACGTCACCCACGACAAGGCGCTGGTGAAGAACCTGAAGCTCGACTACAAGGTCGTCTTCGCCGGTTCGGAGGCCGCCCAGATCACCCAGATCAAGCAGTTCGCCCGGGAGAAGAAGCCCTTCCTGACGTACTGGTACGCCCCGCAGTGGCTGTTCGAGAAGGTCCCGATGACGGAGGTGAGGCTGCCGCCGTACCGGGAGGGCTGCGACGCCGACCCGGCGAAGGTGGCCTGCGGCTACCCGCACACCCCGCTCCAGAAGTACCTCAACGCGGACTTCGCCCGGAACGGCGGCGAGGCGGCGCGGTTCCTGAAGAACTTCCGGTGGACCACCGAGGACCAGAACGAGGTCGCCCTGATGATCGCCGAGGAGAAGCTGCCGCCCCGCGAGGCGGCGAAGAAGTGGGTGGACAGCCACCCGTCCGTATGGAAGGAGTGGCTGCCCTGA
- a CDS encoding isocitrate lyase/PEP mutase family protein, producing the protein MNRARTFRSLHHGRMPGDPLVLPGPWDAASARVFEEAGFPALATPSAGVAASLGYEDGETPAGEMFAAVARIVRAVGVPVSADAEDGYGLPPGELVERLLETGAVGCNLEDSADGVLKDPHEHADWLAEVRAAAGDELFVNARIDTFLRGVADPARAIERAALYVAAGADCVYPIGAPADVLPLLRAGIQGPLNMVARPGEGPSPAELGALGATRITFGPGLQRRSVQALREIAAGIAS; encoded by the coding sequence GTGAACCGGGCGCGCACCTTCCGCTCGCTGCACCACGGCCGGATGCCCGGCGACCCCCTGGTCCTGCCCGGTCCGTGGGACGCGGCCAGCGCCCGGGTGTTCGAGGAGGCGGGGTTCCCGGCGCTGGCGACGCCCAGCGCCGGGGTGGCCGCCTCCCTGGGGTACGAGGACGGCGAGACACCGGCCGGCGAGATGTTCGCCGCGGTGGCGCGGATCGTCCGGGCGGTCGGCGTACCGGTGTCCGCGGACGCCGAGGACGGCTACGGGCTGCCCCCGGGGGAGCTGGTGGAACGGCTGCTGGAGACGGGCGCCGTCGGCTGCAACCTGGAGGACTCCGCGGACGGGGTGCTGAAGGACCCGCACGAGCACGCCGACTGGCTCGCCGAGGTGCGGGCCGCCGCCGGGGACGAGCTGTTCGTCAACGCCCGCATCGACACGTTCCTCCGCGGTGTCGCCGATCCCGCGCGGGCGATCGAGCGGGCGGCGCTGTACGTCGCCGCGGGCGCCGACTGCGTGTATCCGATCGGCGCCCCGGCCGACGTCCTGCCGCTGCTGCGCGCGGGGATCCAGGGACCGCTCAACATGGTCGCGCGGCCCGGCGAGGGCCCCTCGCCCGCCGAACTCGGCGCGCTCGGGGCCACCCGGATCACGTTCGGACCCGGGCTCCAGCGCCGCTCGGTCCAGGCGCTGCGGGAGATCGCGGCAGGGATCGCGTCCTGA
- a CDS encoding carboxymuconolactone decarboxylase family protein — protein MTARTHRLDAGVRDAMQAVSAAAKKGFGDAALAELVMIRASQLNRCAFCLDMHLGLARGLGVEGRKLDLLDAWEEAGEVYDERERAALALTEAVTVLTDGFVPDTVYEAAAKHFDEARLAHLIALITVINGWNRLMVSRRIPPGGAPW, from the coding sequence GTGACCGCCCGTACCCACCGTCTGGACGCGGGGGTCCGCGACGCGATGCAGGCGGTGAGCGCCGCCGCGAAGAAGGGCTTCGGCGACGCCGCCCTCGCCGAGCTGGTCATGATCCGCGCCTCGCAGCTCAACCGCTGCGCGTTCTGCCTCGACATGCACCTGGGCCTCGCCCGCGGCCTGGGCGTGGAGGGGCGCAAACTCGACCTGCTGGACGCCTGGGAGGAGGCCGGGGAGGTCTACGACGAGCGGGAGCGGGCCGCGCTCGCGCTGACCGAGGCGGTGACCGTCCTCACGGACGGCTTCGTGCCCGACACGGTGTACGAGGCCGCCGCCAAGCACTTCGACGAGGCCCGGCTGGCCCATCTCATCGCGCTGATCACCGTCATCAACGGCTGGAACCGGCTGATGGTGAGCCGGCGCATCCCCCCGGGCGGAGCGCCGTGGTGA
- a CDS encoding carboxymuconolactone decarboxylase family protein: MTTHADPSAGQAGPTHPTRTTPTADAADASRAYASERPARLNWAQHAPEVYKAMLRLDTAARQGLDPKLYELVKIRASQINHCALCLDMHSKDALAAGETVERIVQLGAWEESRHFYTEKELAALELTEAVTVLTDGFVPDAVYDKAARHFDEAELAQLISVIAVINAWNRFGVTCRLAPGHYQPGRHR; the protein is encoded by the coding sequence ATGACGACGCACGCCGATCCGTCGGCCGGCCAGGCCGGCCCGACGCACCCGACCCGCACCACACCCACGGCCGACGCGGCCGACGCCTCGCGGGCGTACGCCTCCGAGCGGCCCGCCCGGCTGAACTGGGCCCAGCACGCCCCCGAGGTCTACAAGGCGATGCTCCGCCTGGACACCGCGGCCCGGCAGGGGCTCGACCCCAAGCTGTACGAGCTGGTGAAGATCCGCGCCTCCCAGATCAACCACTGCGCCCTCTGCCTCGACATGCACTCCAAGGACGCGCTCGCCGCGGGCGAGACCGTCGAGCGGATCGTGCAACTCGGCGCGTGGGAGGAGTCGCGGCACTTCTACACCGAGAAGGAGCTGGCGGCGCTGGAGCTGACCGAGGCGGTGACCGTCCTGACGGACGGCTTCGTGCCCGACGCGGTGTACGACAAGGCCGCGCGGCACTTCGACGAGGCGGAGCTGGCGCAGCTCATCTCGGTGATCGCGGTGATCAACGCCTGGAACCGCTTCGGGGTGACCTGCCGGCTGGCCCCTGGCCACTACCAGCCGGGGCGGCACCGGTGA
- a CDS encoding PLP-dependent aminotransferase family protein, with product MPDQWATLGIDLHLEPTGPGLRRGLTDALREAVRTGRLAPGTRLPSSRALAADLGIARNTVADAYADLVAEGWLTARQGSGTRVAERAVVPPAGPAGRPRRSARPAYDLRPGTPDLASFPRAEWLRAARRALAAAPNDVLGYGEPLGRPELRTALAGYLARARGVRADPERVVVCAGFGNGLKTLGAVLAARGVRTVAVESYGLGVHRDLLTGAGLRTEPLPFDDRGTDPRPSAAAGAVLLTPAHQFPMGVPLHPDRRAAVVDWARRTGGLVLEDDYDGEFRYDRQSVGALQGLDPDHVVYLGTASKSLAPGLRLGWMVLPGPLAGEVGALLEGSAGTCGVPDQLVLAEFIRSGAYDRHVRKMRLRYRRRRNELIRALAAHAPHLRVSGVAAGLHIVLDLPPGTEQDVVRAATWQGLAVMGLGHFRHPGAPGPRRDGLVIGYGTPPDSAWSGTLDALTRALPER from the coding sequence ATGCCGGATCAATGGGCCACTTTGGGCATCGACCTGCACCTGGAACCGACCGGTCCGGGGCTGCGCCGCGGACTGACCGACGCCCTGCGCGAGGCGGTCCGCACCGGGCGCCTGGCCCCGGGCACCCGGCTGCCCTCCTCCCGCGCGCTCGCCGCCGACCTCGGCATCGCCCGCAACACCGTCGCCGACGCCTACGCCGACCTCGTCGCCGAGGGCTGGCTCACCGCCCGCCAGGGCTCCGGCACCCGCGTCGCCGAGCGCGCGGTGGTCCCGCCGGCCGGCCCGGCCGGGCGCCCCCGCCGCTCCGCCCGCCCCGCCTACGACCTGCGGCCGGGCACCCCCGACCTCGCCTCCTTCCCGCGCGCCGAGTGGCTGCGGGCCGCCCGCCGCGCCCTGGCCGCGGCCCCGAACGACGTCCTCGGCTACGGCGAGCCCCTCGGCCGCCCCGAACTGCGCACCGCGCTCGCCGGCTACCTCGCCCGGGCCAGGGGCGTGCGTGCCGACCCCGAACGGGTCGTGGTGTGCGCGGGGTTCGGCAACGGGCTGAAGACGCTCGGCGCGGTCCTCGCCGCGCGCGGCGTCCGCACGGTGGCCGTGGAGTCGTACGGCCTGGGCGTGCACCGGGACCTGCTGACCGGGGCCGGACTGCGCACCGAGCCGCTGCCCTTCGACGACCGCGGCACCGACCCGCGGCCGTCCGCGGCGGCCGGCGCCGTCCTGCTCACCCCCGCCCACCAGTTCCCGATGGGCGTGCCCCTGCACCCCGACCGCCGGGCCGCCGTCGTGGACTGGGCGCGGCGCACCGGCGGCCTGGTCCTGGAGGACGACTACGACGGCGAGTTCCGTTACGACCGCCAGTCCGTCGGCGCCCTCCAGGGTTTGGACCCGGACCACGTGGTCTACCTGGGCACCGCGAGCAAGTCCCTCGCCCCGGGGCTGCGGCTGGGCTGGATGGTCCTGCCCGGTCCACTCGCGGGGGAGGTCGGCGCGCTCCTGGAGGGGAGCGCCGGGACGTGCGGCGTCCCGGACCAACTGGTCCTCGCCGAGTTCATCCGGTCCGGCGCGTACGACCGTCATGTACGGAAGATGCGGCTGCGCTACCGGCGGCGGCGCAACGAGCTGATCCGCGCCCTCGCCGCGCACGCACCGCACCTGCGGGTCTCCGGCGTCGCCGCGGGGCTGCACATCGTCCTGGACCTCCCGCCCGGCACCGAACAGGACGTGGTCCGCGCCGCCACCTGGCAGGGGCTCGCCGTCATGGGTCTCGGCCACTTCCGCCACCCCGGCGCCCCCGGCCCCCGCAGGGACGGCCTGGTGATCGGCTACGGCACCCCGCCGGACAGCGCGTGGTCGGGAACGCTGGACGCGCTGACGCGCGCGCTGCCGGAGCGGTGA
- a CDS encoding VOC family protein, whose product MSSIRQVQVTFDCAEPERLARFWCEVLGYVVPPPPEGFATWEEYKRSLPPEQRDAWFACVDPSGVGPRLFFQRVPEGKAAKNRVHLDVRVATGLVGEERLAALEAECARLVPLGAVHVRTLYDGTDACIPMLDIEGNEFCLD is encoded by the coding sequence ATGTCGTCGATCAGACAGGTCCAGGTCACCTTCGACTGCGCGGAACCGGAGCGCCTCGCTCGCTTCTGGTGCGAGGTGCTGGGGTACGTCGTACCGCCGCCGCCGGAGGGGTTCGCCACCTGGGAGGAGTACAAGCGCTCGCTGCCGCCCGAGCAGCGGGACGCGTGGTTCGCGTGCGTCGACCCCTCGGGGGTGGGCCCACGGTTGTTCTTCCAGCGCGTTCCCGAAGGGAAGGCCGCGAAGAACCGGGTCCATCTCGACGTACGGGTCGCCACCGGACTCGTGGGGGAAGAGCGCCTCGCCGCACTGGAGGCCGAGTGCGCACGGCTGGTCCCGCTCGGCGCCGTACACGTGCGGACGCTGTACGACGGCACTGACGCGTGCATCCCGATGCTGGACATCGAGGGCAACGAGTTCTGTCTCGACTGA
- a CDS encoding NUDIX hydrolase has translation MPITSDHIRETVTEYIDAHPAEKAALSVVLERLDQGDDLTSRKTSPLHVTAGAVLVDERGDVLFVRHNALGRYLTPGGHLEAEDVNLMGAALRELTEETGVRASIAPLLPVPVHIDVHDIPANAAKGEPAHQHADVRYLFGTTGPVEVTLQAEEVSAVEWRSPDALADGTLRNRVLAAIR, from the coding sequence ATGCCGATCACATCCGACCACATCCGCGAGACCGTCACCGAGTACATCGACGCCCATCCGGCGGAGAAGGCCGCCCTGTCCGTCGTCCTGGAACGACTGGACCAGGGCGATGACCTCACCAGCCGCAAGACATCGCCGCTCCACGTCACCGCGGGGGCCGTACTCGTCGACGAGCGCGGCGACGTGCTGTTCGTCCGGCACAACGCGCTCGGGAGGTACCTCACTCCCGGCGGGCACCTGGAAGCGGAGGACGTGAACCTGATGGGTGCCGCGCTCCGGGAACTCACCGAGGAGACCGGCGTTCGCGCGAGCATCGCGCCGCTGCTGCCCGTCCCCGTCCACATCGACGTGCACGACATCCCCGCGAACGCCGCCAAGGGCGAGCCGGCGCACCAGCACGCGGATGTGCGCTACCTCTTCGGTACCACGGGCCCGGTCGAGGTGACGTTGCAGGCGGAGGAGGTAAGCGCCGTCGAGTGGCGAAGCCCGGACGCCCTCGCGGACGGGACGCTGCGGAACCGGGTCCTCGCCGCCATCCGGTAG
- a CDS encoding adenosylhomocysteinase produces the protein METSERARLDAYFARVAREFAPPDLPSSLLVTHMLPERPAFVNAVGKVSRLRAVLPKPRSVHMSARREVEQAYAVDELSRGLFADADAAVTYLETRAAGEDVVLLDVGGYFAPSLDALCERFSGKILGVVEDTENGHKRYTERDKLPCPVMSVARSPLKDPEDFLVGQSVVFSTEALLRGRGDILHGRPALVLGFGKLGSSIARLLHAKGVHVTVYDIDPVRRAQALSQGFSVARNRDDALKNAGLVLCATGSLSLRGEDFPELRNGAYVATVTSSEDELELEGLPDGYTRNSAGEHVTRYSTTGHYFYLLNGGEAVNFIHGASVGPFIFLVQAEIIAAVRALVRGGLDAAPHEVPAADRSTIAATWLHYYNNR, from the coding sequence GTGGAGACCTCGGAACGTGCACGGCTGGATGCGTACTTCGCCCGTGTCGCGCGCGAGTTCGCACCCCCCGACCTGCCGTCCTCGCTGCTGGTGACCCACATGCTTCCCGAACGTCCTGCCTTCGTGAACGCCGTGGGGAAGGTGTCGCGTCTGCGCGCCGTGCTGCCCAAGCCCCGGTCGGTGCACATGTCCGCCCGCCGTGAGGTGGAACAGGCGTACGCGGTCGACGAGCTGTCCCGCGGGCTGTTCGCGGACGCCGACGCCGCGGTGACGTATCTGGAGACCAGGGCGGCCGGTGAAGACGTGGTGCTGCTGGACGTGGGCGGGTACTTCGCGCCCTCGCTGGACGCGCTGTGCGAGCGGTTCTCCGGGAAGATCCTCGGCGTGGTCGAAGACACCGAGAACGGTCACAAGCGCTACACCGAGCGGGACAAGCTGCCGTGCCCCGTGATGTCGGTGGCGCGGAGCCCGCTCAAGGACCCGGAAGACTTCCTGGTCGGTCAGTCGGTCGTCTTCTCCACCGAAGCACTGTTGCGGGGGCGCGGCGACATCCTGCACGGCCGACCGGCACTGGTGCTGGGCTTCGGGAAGCTCGGCAGCTCGATCGCCCGGCTGCTGCACGCCAAGGGTGTGCACGTCACGGTGTACGACATCGACCCCGTACGACGGGCCCAGGCGCTGTCACAGGGGTTCAGCGTTGCCCGTAACCGGGACGACGCGTTGAAGAACGCGGGGCTCGTCCTGTGCGCCACGGGCTCGTTGTCCCTGCGGGGCGAGGACTTCCCCGAACTCAGGAACGGTGCCTATGTCGCCACCGTGACCAGTTCGGAAGACGAGCTGGAGCTGGAGGGGTTGCCGGACGGCTACACCAGGAACAGCGCGGGAGAACACGTCACCCGCTACAGCACGACCGGCCACTACTTCTATCTGCTGAACGGCGGTGAGGCGGTCAACTTCATCCACGGCGCGTCCGTGGGACCGTTCATCTTCCTCGTACAGGCCGAGATCATCGCGGCCGTGCGCGCTCTCGTCCGTGGCGGCCTCGACGCCGCACCGCACGAGGTACCGGCGGCCGACCGAAGCACCATCGCCGCCACCTGGCTCCACTACTACAACAACAGGTGA
- a CDS encoding helix-turn-helix domain-containing protein, translating into MVNRKELDPGTSPVAAFGQRLRHLRDERGWTQEELGARMGCTGTHISAVETGRRPPTQRFAISADRAFGTGDMFQRMVHALQNTALLEGFPEYVRQEIRAAELRLFELGIIPGLLQTPEYAAAIATGAVRRGAITEQQAEERLPLLAERQASLERTPPPFVYAVLDESCIRRPVGGAGVMAAQLDKLVAFAELPNTVLQVAPYELGERRPFDLPVTLLMLPDRSHIAYAESAQQGQLERDMRFVQPMLTAYHQLQAEALSQAATVAMIEQLRKGTP; encoded by the coding sequence ATGGTGAACCGGAAGGAACTTGACCCCGGCACCTCACCGGTCGCGGCGTTTGGCCAGCGCTTGCGGCACCTTCGGGACGAACGGGGATGGACGCAGGAAGAGTTAGGCGCACGCATGGGGTGCACCGGGACGCACATTTCGGCCGTGGAAACTGGTCGTCGCCCTCCAACTCAGCGCTTCGCGATCAGCGCTGACAGAGCGTTCGGAACGGGCGACATGTTCCAACGCATGGTGCACGCCCTACAGAACACGGCGTTGCTGGAGGGGTTCCCGGAGTACGTGCGGCAGGAGATACGAGCCGCGGAGCTTCGACTCTTCGAACTCGGGATCATTCCGGGTCTGCTTCAGACGCCGGAGTACGCGGCAGCCATCGCCACGGGTGCAGTGCGGCGGGGAGCGATCACGGAACAGCAGGCAGAGGAACGGCTGCCGCTTCTCGCCGAGCGGCAAGCGTCGCTGGAGCGAACGCCCCCGCCGTTCGTCTACGCGGTGCTCGACGAGAGCTGTATCCGGCGGCCAGTCGGCGGGGCGGGGGTCATGGCAGCCCAGTTGGACAAGCTCGTTGCCTTCGCCGAGCTGCCGAACACCGTGCTCCAGGTCGCGCCGTACGAACTCGGCGAGCGACGACCGTTCGACTTGCCGGTGACTCTCCTGATGCTTCCGGACCGGTCACATATCGCGTACGCGGAGTCTGCGCAGCAGGGCCAACTGGAGCGGGATATGAGGTTCGTACAGCCCATGCTGACCGCCTACCATCAACTACAGGCCGAAGCGCTCTCGCAGGCGGCTACCGTGGCCATGATCGAACAGCTTCGAAAGGGCACACCGTGA
- a CDS encoding DUF397 domain-containing protein, protein MTTENPQWFTSSYSSNGGQCVEVATNLAAARGTVPVRDSKTPGGPILNFPADSFASFVAGVKDGGFRAL, encoded by the coding sequence GTGACGACCGAAAACCCGCAGTGGTTCACGTCCTCCTACAGCAGCAACGGCGGCCAGTGCGTAGAGGTCGCCACGAACCTTGCCGCCGCACGCGGTACCGTCCCCGTCCGTGACTCCAAGACCCCGGGCGGCCCGATCCTCAACTTCCCCGCCGACTCGTTCGCATCGTTCGTGGCAGGCGTGAAGGATGGCGGGTTCCGCGCCCTCTGA
- a CDS encoding glutathionylspermidine synthase family protein: MERRTLTPRPGWQRTVEEQGLIYPLTRHPDGSLRPYWDESAYYVFSLPEIEALEETVEELHRMCLAAAEYIVAEDRFADLGITDPRLARAVAESWHRRAELPSLYGRFDLRYDGTGPARLLEYNADTPTSLVEAASPQWFWMEERFPGADQWNSLHERLVDGWRKQAGLLPPGGPLYFAHSSADELGEDLMTVAYLKETAEQAGLATDWITMEEIGWDRLSGRFVDNRLRFIRSVFKLYPWEWLTTDRFAGHVLATLDNGGGTGSTLWIEPAWKMLLSNKALLAVLWELYPGHPNLLPAYLDGPRELAATTGYVAKPLLGREGAGVTVHEPGADPAVRDEPCCYQQLAPLPSFDGNHVVLGAWVVEHESAGLGIRESAGLVTDEYARFLPHVIL; this comes from the coding sequence ATGGAGCGCCGCACGCTGACCCCCCGCCCCGGCTGGCAGCGGACCGTCGAGGAACAGGGGCTCATCTACCCCCTGACCCGCCACCCCGACGGCTCCCTGCGCCCGTACTGGGACGAGAGCGCCTACTACGTCTTCTCCCTGCCGGAGATCGAGGCGCTGGAGGAGACCGTCGAGGAACTGCACCGCATGTGCCTGGCGGCGGCGGAGTACATCGTCGCCGAGGACCGCTTCGCCGATCTCGGCATCACCGACCCGCGCCTGGCCCGGGCGGTCGCCGAGTCCTGGCACCGCCGTGCCGAACTGCCCTCCCTCTACGGCCGGTTCGACCTGCGCTACGACGGGACGGGCCCGGCCAGGCTGCTGGAGTACAACGCCGACACGCCCACCTCCCTGGTCGAGGCCGCCTCCCCCCAGTGGTTCTGGATGGAGGAACGCTTCCCCGGCGCCGACCAGTGGAACTCCCTCCACGAGCGTCTCGTCGACGGATGGCGGAAGCAGGCCGGGCTCCTGCCGCCCGGCGGCCCCCTGTACTTCGCCCACTCCTCGGCCGACGAGCTCGGCGAGGACCTCATGACGGTCGCCTATCTGAAGGAGACCGCCGAGCAGGCCGGTCTGGCAACCGACTGGATCACCATGGAGGAGATCGGCTGGGACCGCCTCTCCGGCCGCTTCGTCGACAACCGGCTCCGCTTCATCCGCAGCGTCTTCAAGCTCTACCCCTGGGAGTGGCTCACCACCGACCGCTTCGCCGGCCACGTCCTCGCCACCCTCGACAACGGCGGCGGCACCGGCTCCACCCTGTGGATCGAGCCCGCCTGGAAGATGCTGCTCAGCAACAAGGCCCTGCTGGCCGTCCTGTGGGAGCTGTACCCCGGCCACCCCAACCTCCTGCCCGCCTACCTGGACGGCCCCCGCGAGCTGGCCGCCACCACCGGCTACGTCGCCAAGCCCCTGCTGGGCCGTGAGGGAGCCGGCGTGACCGTCCACGAACCCGGCGCGGACCCCGCCGTACGGGACGAGCCCTGCTGTTACCAGCAACTGGCCCCCCTGCCCTCCTTCGACGGCAACCACGTCGTCCTCGGCGCCTGGGTCGTCGAGCACGAGTCGGCCGGCCTCGGCATCCGCGAGTCCGCCGGCCTGGTCACCGACGAGTACGCCCGCTTCCTGCCGCACGTGATCCTCTGA
- a CDS encoding winged helix-turn-helix transcriptional regulator — protein MKAAQKRAQAKVEYNAFLAECPSRQLLDRISDKWVVLILCALGGDNSPGQPGAAHADAPKAMRYSEISRLLAGVSQKMLTQTLRSLEHDGLLTRTVTPTVPVTVSYELTDLGLSLHHMTRGLRNWAQTHMAEVLANRENYDARTP, from the coding sequence ATGAAGGCGGCCCAGAAGAGGGCTCAGGCCAAGGTGGAGTACAACGCGTTCCTGGCAGAGTGCCCCAGCCGACAGCTGCTCGACCGAATCTCGGACAAGTGGGTCGTCCTGATCCTGTGTGCGCTGGGCGGCGACAACAGCCCTGGCCAGCCCGGTGCAGCACACGCAGACGCTCCGAAGGCGATGCGTTACTCCGAGATCTCTCGTCTTCTGGCCGGGGTCAGCCAGAAGATGCTGACCCAGACGCTACGGTCGCTGGAGCACGATGGTCTGCTCACCCGTACCGTGACGCCAACCGTCCCTGTCACCGTCTCCTACGAGCTGACCGACCTCGGCCTCTCGCTCCACCACATGACCCGCGGGCTCAGAAACTGGGCGCAGACACACATGGCCGAGGTCCTCGCAAACCGCGAGAACTACGACGCTCGCACCCCCTGA
- a CDS encoding aldo/keto reductase family oxidoreductase, which translates to MSTPSLSLPGGTWTLGDLTVTRFGYGAMQLAGPWVMGPPTDREGALAVLREAVALGITHIDTSDAYGPRVTNELIREALHPYPESLHIVTKVGATRDEQGGWPTARRPEDLRRQVHDNLKSLRLDVLDLVNLRLGNAEGPQPGSLAEAFETLVELQQQGLIRHLGISNATEEQVAEAQSIAPIVCVQNMYNLAHRHDDKLIDRLATDGVAYVPFFPLGGFTPLQSSALSAVAARLEAPQMSVALAWLLQRSPNILLIPGTSSTAHLRQNIAGAGLSLSHEDLTELDDISR; encoded by the coding sequence ATGAGCACACCCTCCCTCTCTCTTCCCGGCGGCACCTGGACTCTGGGTGACCTGACCGTCACCCGGTTCGGCTACGGCGCCATGCAACTGGCCGGCCCGTGGGTCATGGGGCCGCCCACCGATCGCGAGGGTGCCCTGGCCGTGCTGCGTGAAGCGGTCGCCCTCGGTATCACACACATCGACACCAGCGACGCCTACGGGCCGCGCGTCACCAACGAGTTGATCCGCGAGGCACTGCACCCCTATCCCGAGTCGCTGCACATCGTGACCAAGGTGGGCGCGACCCGCGACGAACAGGGCGGCTGGCCTACAGCCCGCCGACCTGAAGATCTGCGCCGCCAGGTCCACGACAACCTCAAGTCCCTCCGCCTCGACGTACTCGACCTGGTCAACCTCCGACTCGGCAACGCCGAAGGTCCCCAGCCCGGCTCGCTCGCCGAGGCGTTCGAGACGCTCGTCGAACTCCAGCAGCAGGGCCTGATCCGCCACCTCGGGATCAGCAACGCCACCGAGGAGCAGGTCGCCGAGGCACAGAGCATCGCGCCGATCGTGTGCGTGCAGAACATGTACAACCTCGCCCACCGCCACGACGACAAGCTCATCGACCGGCTCGCCACCGACGGCGTCGCGTACGTGCCCTTCTTCCCCCTCGGGGGCTTCACCCCGCTTCAGTCCTCGGCGCTCTCGGCGGTCGCCGCTCGACTGGAGGCGCCACAGATGTCCGTCGCACTGGCCTGGCTGCTGCAGCGATCACCGAACATCCTGCTCATCCCCGGCACGTCATCGACGGCACACCTGCGCCAGAACATCGCCGGCGCGGGACTCTCCCTCTCTCATGAGGACTTGACCGAGCTGGACGACATCAGCCGTTGA